A window of Apium graveolens cultivar Ventura chromosome 8, ASM990537v1, whole genome shotgun sequence contains these coding sequences:
- the LOC141680864 gene encoding uncharacterized protein LOC141680864 produces MFTVPITHDLKEACMCKGFGSTLSGPTLQWFMNLPHRSIKTFANLEDAFNMQFSSSRMFEKTTGDLYKIVQRHREPLHDYLTRFNREKVTITNCDVLTAIEAFRRGLERESPLYEELTKYPCRTMDDVQVKAMAHVRLEEDRREDGEKYYRTLRKITTPRSREYKPYSRPSRDEFYVNTTRERSDWIRRNAVIGERTQNLPPTYDSYSFMITPPSMMKEFTKLGDIVKWPMKSNKPKANPDSKIWCDYHGDYGHKAYDCVALRKELSFLTKKGYLTEFMTSKGRLTSGETSHPIATT; encoded by the coding sequence ATGTTTACGGTACCTATCACACATGACTTGAAGGAGGCTTGTATGTGTAAGGGATTCGGTTCCACATTGTCAGGACCAACCCTACAATGGTTCATGAATCTTCCACACAGGAGTATCAAAACGTTTGCCAACCTGGAAGACGCATTCAACATGCAATTTTCTAGTAGTAGAATGTTTGAGAAGACAACCGGTGACTTATACAAGATTGTGCAACGTCATAGAGAGCCATTGCATGATTACTTGACACGATTCAACAGAGAGAAAGTGACCATTACCAACTGCGATGTACTCACGGCTATTGAAGCATTCAGAAGGGGATTAGAAAGGGAATCTCCACTTTACGAAGAATTGACAAAGTACCCGTGTAGAACTATGGATGACGTGCAAGTTAAAGCTATGGCACATGTGAGGTTGGAAGAAGACAGAAGGGAGGATGGTGAGAAATATTACAGGACTTTGAGAAAGATTACGACGCCACGGTCTAGGGAATACAAACCCTATTCGAGGCCCTCAAGAGATGAATTTTATGTCAACACGACGCGGGAACGCAGTGATTGGATAAGGAGGAATGCAGTGATTGGAGAAAGGACCCAAAATCTGCCACCAACATATGACAGCTACAGTTTCATGATAACACCACCATCCATGATGAAGGAGTTCACAAAATTAGGAGATATAGTCAAATGGCCAATGAAGAGCAACAAGCCTAAGGCAAATCCAGATTCCAAAATATGGTGTGACTATCATGGAGATTATGGGCATAAAGCTTATGACTGTGTGGCTTTGCGGAAAGAGCTATCATTTTTGACCAAGAAGGGATATTTAACTGAGTTCATGACATCTAAAGGACGTCTTACGTCAGGAGAGACAAGTCACCCAATAGCGACAACATGA
- the LOC141680865 gene encoding uncharacterized protein LOC141680865, with protein MRVCVDYTDLNKAYPKDPYPLPHIDTMVDSTAGNELLTFLDASSGFNQIQMEPFDCKKTAFITDRGIYCYLAMPFGLCNAGVTFQRLVNKMFKDKIGKIMKVYIDDMVVKSVNTENHVRDLHEVFDILGSYNIKLNSSKYNFIVSSGKFLGHMVTRRDHTVSRVLVKESEGIQSPVYHVSKSLVDAETRTTIKSQTLDDFVADFSPRQMTTAEEEFQRVIYRVYTKLLTFKAEYEALIVGLTTANDMKVKNIDVNCDSLLIVNHVNGSYEVKDPKIITYLDITKKLTNYFDTFNIQQVTRENNIQVDAQDGLGVVSKGLDLNNIPVIHITMPAVERLVHDIEVLALNQYNDNTNEDMEDWIRAYKDYLQLGVKPKNNNEAMIFRMKASRFTVIDNMLFKKSSTGLLQKCLRKHKADMVLRDAHEGECENHTNGRNLSLNILRLGYY; from the exons ATGAGAGTTTGTGTCGACTATACGGACTTGAACAAAGCTTACCCCAAGGATCCCTATCCACTACCCCACATTGACACCATGGTGGACTCAACAGCTGGAAATGAATTGCTAACATTTTTGGACGCTTCAAGTGGTTTTAATCAAATTCAGATGGAGCCGTTTGATTGCAAGAAGACAGCATTCATTACGGACAGGGGGATATATTGTTACTTGGCTATGCCTTTTGGACTATGCAACGCTGGGGTAACATTTCAAAGGCTTGTCAACAAGATGTTCAAGGATAAGATAGGTAAAATAATGAAAGTGTACATAGACGACATGGTGGTCAAGTCTGTAAACACTGAAAATCATGTTCGCGACCTACATGAGGTGTTTGACATATTGGGATCATACAACATAAAGCTGAACTCATCTAAATACAACTTTATTGTGTCATCAGGAAAGTTTCTTGGACACATGGTGACCAGGAGGG ACCATACAGTAAGCAGAGTTCTCGTCAAAGAAAGTGAAGGTATCCAGTCGCCTGTTTATCATGTCAGCAAGAGTTTGGTAGATGCAGAAACAAGGACGACCATAAAATCACAAACCCTAGATGACTTTGTGGCTGATTTTAGTCCAAGGCAAATGACGACAGCTGAAGAGGAATTTCAACGAGTCATTTATAGGGTGTACACCAAGCTGTTGACATT TAAAGCCGAATACGAAGCACTGATTGTGGGACTCACGACTGCTAATGACATGAAGGTCAAAAACATTGATGTAAACTGTGATTcattattaattgttaatcatgTCAATGGTTCCTATGAAGTTAAGGATCCCAAGATAATCACATACTTGGACATCACCAAAAAATTGACAAATTACTTTGACACTTTCAACATACAACAAGTTACAAGAGAAAATAATATACAAGTTGATGCACAAGACGGTTTGGGAGTTGTTTCCAAGGGTCTCGACCTAAACAACATTCCAGTTATTCATATCACGATGCCTGCTGTTGAAAGACTGGTTCATGACATAGAAGTGTTGGCTCTTAATCAATATAATGACAATACCAATGAAGACATGGAAGACTGGATTCGAGCATACAAAGATTACTTACAACTTGGTGTTAAACCAAAAAATAACAATGAAGCTATGATTTTTAGGATGAAAGCTTCAAGATTTACAGTCATAGATAACATGTTGTTCAAGAAATCTTCTACGGGGCTGCTTCAAAAATGCTTGAGAAAACACAAGGCTGATATGGTATTAAGAGATGCACATGAAGGAGAGTGCGAAAATCATACCAACGGAAGAAATCTCTCATTAAATATTCTACGTTTGGGTTATTACTGA
- the LOC141678385 gene encoding F-box/FBD/LRR-repeat protein At1g13570-like isoform X2 codes for MTGDVKRGLMDCGGIVAEPVSKRQLVNFRGYGEDKISNLPQELIDPILFLLPTHDVARTSVLSKFWRNNWCNCPFLVLDTRFYSKLTSKKEIDTIPSEFKKVVNMILSSRTGPILYFHLYITPVIRYCSIQLWIDQLSDKGLRSVDFSFKKREIFRLPYSLFVCPELTRLRLFNWALAPFFKSGSFTSLTTVELFDTSITCDMTFGKQLKILHLWRCEGIEHLARQFRKGNNLKSLYFEIRTKFDWQWLQRTKKLGYLGLVFTAANSKMIKVNELIKLLGEIPTLSCLVLGGPTLEVLGPPPSEVTSMRPTTKADNVRNLTLCRLKLCELCPISKVVYLIRSFPNLQDLCLVLALDQVKSLSSTELETEDYLGSLDWKDMFLDQLQTVKIQGVVDSRYALYFIKQLLASCPSLKVISVFCSIKSSDPKENLRIKQELQQFPRLSLDAEIIWR; via the exons ATGACAGGTGATGTCAAAAGGGGGCTAATGGATTGCGGAGGCATTGTTGCTGAGCCAGTTTCAAAAAGGCAACTCGTTAACTTCAGAGGTTATGGGGAGGACAAGATAAGCAACTTGCCTCAGGAGTTGATTGATCCTATCTTATTCCTTCTGCCGACTCATGATGTGGCAAGAACAAGTGTCCTCTCAAAATTTTGGAGAAATAATTGGTGTAACTGTCCGTTCCTAGTTCTCGATACACGATTTTATTCAAAGCTGACTTCAAAGAAAGAAATAGACACAATCCCATCTGAATTTAAAAAGGTCGTCAATATGATTCTTTCATCTCGCACAGGCCCTATTTTGTACTTTCATCTATACATTACTCCTGTGATTCGTTACTGTTCCATTCAACTTTGGATTGATCAATTGTCTGACAAGGGGCTTAGGTCTGTAGATTTTTCCTTTAAGAAGAGGGAGATCTTCAGACTTCCTTATTCTTTATTTGTTTGTCCAGAATTGACCCGGTTAAGGCTCTTTAACTGGGCATTGGCGCCATTCTTTAAATCTGGAAGCTTCACTAGTCTGACAACGGTTGAACTTTTTGATACCTCAATTACTTGTGACATGACATTTGGGAAACAACTTAAAATTTTGCATCTGTGGCGCTGTGAAGGGATCGAACATCTCGCCCGCCAATTTAGAAAGGGTAACAATTTAAAAAGTCTGTATTTCGAGATACGCACAAAATTTGATTGGCAGTGGTTACAACGCACCAAAAAACTAGGATACCTGGGTCTTGTGTTCACCGCTGCAAATTCAAAAATGATAAAAGTCAACGAATTGATCAAGCTTCTCGGTGAAATTCCTACCTTAAGTTGTTTAGTTCTTGGTGGACCCACCCTTGAG GTTTTGGGGCCGCCTCCGTCAGAAGTGACAAGCATGAGGCCTACAACAAAAGCTGATAACGTGAGAAATTTGACCTTGTGCAGGCTTAAATTATGTGAATTGTGCCCGATCTCAAAAGTTGTTTACTTGATCAGAAGTTTTCCAAACTTGCAAGATCTTTGCCTTGTACTG GCGCTTGATCAAGTGAAGAGTTTGAGTTCTACAGAATTAGAAACTGAAGATTATTTGGGATCATTAGATTGGAAAGACATGTTTCTGGACCAACTCCAAACTGTGAAAATACAGGGTGTCGTGGATTCCAGATATGCGCTTTACTTTATAAAGCAATTGCTTGCATCTTGTCCTTCGCTAAAAGTCATTTCAGTTTTCTGCAGCATTAAATCTTCTGACCCTAAAGAGAATTTGAGGATTAAACAAGAATTGCAGCAGTTCCCCAGATTGTCCTTAGATGCAGAAATTATTTGGCGCTAA